From the Coffea eugenioides isolate CCC68of chromosome 1, Ceug_1.0, whole genome shotgun sequence genome, the window ATTACAAACTCTACTATTGTCTTGATGCGGGGCTTAAAATTAGCTTTCTGCCAGCATATATAGCAATCTGATGTGCATCAGGACAGCTAGATGTCCCAGTATACATCATTGTAGTGGAACCAAGAATATCTTCTCCAAATCCACATGCTTTAAAGAATAGCCTGTGGATGAATACAAGGGCCGTGTTAGCTTCAAAAGACATCCTTTTCGGAAAAATTGCAGGAAATAAGATCATTACCTACATTGATAAAAGCTTTGAGAAGTCTATGAGACATTGATGAATCGAATTGGTGGTTGCAAAACAACAGTTGCTACTTAATTTATAGAAAGGCATAAGAGTAAACAATGAAGCAATCAATCATTACTGAAACTTAAAACTTTACCCCTCTTTGTCAGAGCAAAGGGCGGATATATCGTACACCCCTTTGCCAGTAAGCATTCTGCAAGAAAAATTGGAGTGCTTAGACATCTTTCAGAGCTTGActaccaaaaattttgaacaacTAGCACATTATGTAGCAAATGTATTTCCCATTATGCTTAGCTCTGCAGTCAGCAACCCCAAACAATCCTTCCCACAAAATGGTAAATGAATAGAGAAAAACCTGCAGGTAATACTAGGTAGAATGTTTCCTCGATGCTACACCACAATTACAACATGCCAAAAATGAATAACGGTAGAAAATTAAACTACACTTGGCTGATTAACTCAATATTACCAATCAGTAAAAGCTGAACAGTTCCTCGCATATACTTGTTAATTGAACTTTCGTCTCCTTCAAAACAATATAAGCAAATGATTTTCCTTAATGATTCCCAAATTCCAAGCAATGCCTAGAACCCTAGAATCTTAAAAATATCTAGTCCCATTACAACCTTATAATTCTTTGTACAATCCTCCGCCCAATTCCTCTACCCTGGAGAGAAGGGATCACCTGAAATGCACTGAAAAACAACTACATtagaaggaaaataaaataaaaattacttTTTCAGAAGGAAAAGTGTTCCGACCATGACATCATAGATGGAAGCAGTTAGCCCTAAATCAGAAACAGCGCGTCCAAACCCCACAAGCTTCCCGTTATCTGGAGTCACCGGCATCACTCGCTGAATCCAATTCCCACCAATGCCCATCGATCTTGTCCCGACTTCAGCAGTGGACGATAAATCATTAGCTAATTCGGGTTTCGTGAAGACTGAGACGACAACGGAGCTATTGGACAGAGCAGTTCGGAGTTTGCCGACGTCTATAAGCTCTACGCCGCCGTACGAGTCGAGGTTAGGGAAGCGGTGGCAGGAGTGGTTGCAGAGAGCGTAGAGGTGCTGGAGATGGCTTGGGTTTACGTGGGAAGGGTTTGTGGAGATGTACAATGGCGGCGGGGATGAAATCTGGTTGGTTATTTTTGGCGGGGAATGGAGGAAATTGGCGGGAATACAACTGCCGAAAGCGGATGTTGCAACGGCGGCCATCTCCGTTTAATCACGTTATTATCTaccaaaaataaattaaaaactaaatttggtCTTTGCTTATTGTGTTGCTGCTTTTCTATTCACGCAATCACGGATCCAGGACAAAGGATTGGAGTGGTAAACACTGAACGAGTTTGCTTGTAGGCAAATATTCCTGTGGCGTGCTGTGCATTTCATCAACCTATATAAGTTATACAAAATAGACTGAAATTTATATGAATATTTAGAGCCCACTTGAAATTGCAATTTTTGAGCGTTTTTGTGACAAGAAAAAAGATACTGAAACACTTTTTGAGATGTAATTTGTACGatcataaaaaaatatttgaaaattgttttaagaggaaattttcaaaaaaaaaaaccaacaaataaataTATCCAATTTTGATTGGGTCTAAATGGGTATTCAATTGAATCCATTTAATTGGTGGATTACGGATTGACTCGACTCACCcatttatattaatttaaaaataattatatttttaaattcaatATTTAGTGAGtgttaagcaaataaatttaaattttttaccaatctaataacaataaaataccGTTATTTCTTGTTAAACAACAtatgaaaacataaaaaaataagCAAAATTTTAAATGACTCATAAATGAGTAATTGAGTATACCcatatccatttattaaatatATTAACCCAATTATACTCATTATCTAATTATAATCCATCTAAATCTGATTGAGTCACTCGTTTTGACAGCTCTAATAGTGACGAATGCGAAATTGCATGCAAATGTATGTatgtaggcctgtcaacggaCCGGGTCCGGGTCTGGAATAATGAATTTCGGCCCGGACCCCGCATACCAAATCGGATCCGGATTCGATCtgtttacccgacgggtcttctactctatgttccggatccggatccgacagGTCTCGGATTCGGGtccgggtctacccgaaaaaaattatgaaaatttacaatttctaataaaaatgagaaaaaatatatttgtacactaatttctaactaatacaaaaaaaaaaaccaaataagaaaataaatcaaattgactttactcaaatacatcaccctaatcaaattatattgataaatatacatattttaaattattaatccatttatatccggatccgggtctaatacgggtcggaatactatattccgtatccgacccatttttttgtttgacaaaacggattcGAATCCGAGTCCGGGTAACGGAATTAAATCTCTACCCATACCCACAATAATTTCACAAATCCGGGACAGGCCTATATGTATGTCAAGGCAATTGGCGACGGCTGCTTTGATATGTACTTAGCTGAAGGAAgttttactttgatgatatatatattttttgtggtTATCCAATTAGGGGTGTCAAATGGGTCGGGTTTAGACCCAGACCCAACTCggatcaaataaattttttcggaTTTGGGTTGAAAAATAATTTCGATACCCAAGTCCGAACTCGTTTACtctaaaaaaaaaggattggATACGAAAAATAGGATTCCGCATCCGATCTAGATCCGaacaatatattaat encodes:
- the LOC113751350 gene encoding uncharacterized N-acetyltransferase ycf52-like isoform X2; this translates as MAAVATSAFGSCIPANFLHSPPKITNQISSPPPLYISTNPSHVNPSHLQHLYALCNHSCHRFPNLDSYGGVELIDVGKLRTALSNSSVVVSVFTKPELANDLSSTAEVGTRSMGIGGNWIQRVMPVTPDNGKLVGFGRAVSDLGLTASIYDVMVIPSLQGRGIGRRIVQRIIRRRKFN
- the LOC113751350 gene encoding uncharacterized protein LOC113751350 isoform X3; the protein is MAAVATSAFGSCIPANFLHSPPKITNQISSPPPLYISTNPSHVNPSHLQHLYALCNHSCHRFPNLDSYGGVELIDVGKLRTALSNSSVVVSVFTKPELANDLSSTAEVGTRSMGIGGNWIQRVMPVTPDNGKLVGFGRAVSDLGLTASIYDVMCISGDPFSPG
- the LOC113751350 gene encoding uncharacterized protein LOC113751350 isoform X1, whose product is MAAVATSAFGSCIPANFLHSPPKITNQISSPPPLYISTNPSHVNPSHLQHLYALCNHSCHRFPNLDSYGGVELIDVGKLRTALSNSSVVVSVFTKPELANDLSSTAEVGTRSMGIGGNWIQRVMPVTPDNGKLVGFGRAVSDLGLTASIYDVMCISECLLAKGCTIYPPFALTKRGYSLKHVDLEKIFLVPLQ